In one window of bacterium DNA:
- a CDS encoding WhiB family transcriptional regulator: MRVQDPWKQYANCLGVDPDLFFPERGASTKEAKRVCGACVVRTECLEYALENGEKFGIWGGMSERERRRVRRERALARRQASESATA, from the coding sequence ATGCGAGTCCAAGATCCGTGGAAGCAGTACGCCAACTGCCTCGGGGTGGATCCCGATCTGTTCTTTCCCGAACGCGGGGCTTCCACCAAGGAGGCCAAGCGGGTCTGCGGTGCATGCGTTGTGCGCACGGAGTGCCTCGAGTACGCCCTCGAGAACGGCGAGAAGTTCGGAATCTGGGGCGGCATGAGCGAGCGGGAGCGCCGTCGCGTGCGCCGCGAGCGGGCCCTGGCACGGCGGCAGGCGAGCGAGTCCGCCACGGCCTGA
- a CDS encoding succinate dehydrogenase cytochrome b subunit, which produces MGKKWVMALTGLALLGFVLVHMLGNLHLYEGPWETHEYAETLRDLGTEVIPRTWVLWALRFGLIAAFALHIHSAYSLTRMSRSADRRYAGGRDYIAADYASRTMRWTGPLAGLFVVYHLADLTWGHFNPDYIRGDPYHNVVASLSNLPVAIWYIVANVALAVHIYHGAWSMFQSLGINSPRWNPLRRRFAQAFAAVILVGNLSFPILVQAGVIDDGGRSVVRERQQQIDHAGAES; this is translated from the coding sequence GTGGGCAAGAAGTGGGTGATGGCGCTGACCGGTCTCGCCCTGCTGGGGTTCGTGCTGGTGCACATGCTCGGCAACCTGCATCTCTACGAGGGCCCGTGGGAGACCCACGAGTACGCCGAGACCCTGCGCGATCTCGGCACCGAGGTCATCCCCCGGACCTGGGTGCTTTGGGCCCTGCGCTTCGGCCTCATCGCCGCCTTCGCGCTGCACATCCACTCGGCCTACAGCCTCACCCGGATGAGCCGGTCGGCCGACCGGCGCTACGCCGGGGGCCGCGACTACATCGCCGCCGACTACGCCTCGCGCACGATGCGCTGGACCGGTCCCCTTGCCGGCCTGTTCGTCGTGTACCACCTGGCCGACCTGACCTGGGGCCACTTCAACCCCGACTACATCCGCGGCGACCCGTACCACAACGTGGTGGCGAGCCTCTCCAACCTGCCCGTCGCCATCTGGTACATCGTCGCCAACGTGGCGTTGGCGGTGCACATCTACCACGGCGCCTGGAGCATGTTCCAGAGTCTCGGCATCAACAGCCCGCGCTGGAACCCGCTGCGGCGCAGGTTCGCCCAAGCCTTCGCCGCGGTGATCCTCGTCGGCAACCTCAGCTTCCCGATCCTGGTGCAGGCCGGCGTGATCGACGACGGCGGGCGCTCCGTCGTGCGGGAACGGCAACAGCAAATCGACCACGCCGGAGCCGAGTCATGA